A genomic region of Spodoptera frugiperda isolate SF20-4 chromosome 31, AGI-APGP_CSIRO_Sfru_2.0, whole genome shotgun sequence contains the following coding sequences:
- the LOC126912912 gene encoding uncharacterized protein LOC126912912 encodes MYPGVEHFNSNIKWKFDDSPGVDDDMQHLEHNLDRIRSLSHERSFNAYGLKENDNLLEVEVNDIVEDDSDEIKDYGNGCAHDIHDEKSEYSVHKFSRNSSVSNRELDVIKESSRSSSDTEVTLTR; translated from the coding sequence atgtatcccggagtggaacattttaattCGAATATTAAGTGGAAGTTCGATGACTCGCCAGGTGTCGACGACGACATGCAACATTTAGAACATAATCTCGATAGGATACGCAGTTTAAGTCACGAGAGAAGCTTTAACGCTTACGgactaaaagaaaatgataatttattagAAGTGGAAGTGAACGACATAGTGGAAGACGATTCAGATGAAATCAAAGACTATGGAAACGGTTGTGCTCATGACATTCATGATGAAAAAAGTGAATATAGTGTTCATAAGTTCTCTCGTAATTCATCAGTGTCTAATAGGGAACTAGATGTCATCAAAGAGAGCTCCAGGAGCTCGAGTGATACTGAAGTGACGTTGACTCGATGA